One stretch of Pseudomonas azotoformans DNA includes these proteins:
- a CDS encoding AAA family ATPase, with protein sequence MKILAIRLKNLASLAGPFEIDFTAEPLASAGLFAITGPTGAGKSTLLDALCLALFGAVPRLGDTGQAKMPDADSDISIGDPRTLLRRGTGGGYAEVDFVGVSGRRYRARWEANRARDKASGKLQNSRQTLIDLDSDQLLASQKTEYKTQLELALGLNFEQFTRAVLLAQSEFSAFLKANDNERSELLEKLTDTALYTQLGRRAFDKAKEARDAHKQLQDQATGVVPLAAEARAELDQQFDAAQQQLKVHQAQLKQLELQHTWLKELREWQERQLAATEQLQLAQAEWNNQDAQRQDLSRLEQLAPQRHLFVRQAELGTQLAPLAAQIQSHTRQQDELHTRQEQARQQQTNAQTALAEALNNQADAAPLLRQAFDEQSTLAHLTKELAKRTEDKQQHASACTEGQARLTGLLEKQSEVAERLQRLATELERSAALAPLSDAWTAYRDRLQQLMLIGNRLNKGQAELPQLEQRATRAAEQFTQQREALDLLYQEAGAEPHAVAEQIQLLASLLQDNRKQQRAFEDLTRLWDNQQQLDQQAATLTQKLTAAQQQREQLNQTGLQTKAELTVAEQTLNVTKQLLERQRLARSASVEELREQLQDDQPCPVCGSHEHPYHQPEALLQSLGRHDENEEASAQKAVDTLKEKLTELRGEVGGLIAQQKEYLQQQEHLATQQQALKPSLDAHPLTASLLNQEAAKRSAWLEQQLSQLTQSISQDEQRQGALLNLQQNAGRLQQQLQAAQEASQQARQLLVDQQRELASDRERLEQELSAFANLLPADTLAGLRAEPAATFMQLDQQVSQRLEQLGHQRDELAEQQERQQAIEKEQTHQQHRQQQLDALLQQVTELEAQQRATQEKLSALLGEHTSAEQWQQQLDHAVTQSRQSETDGNQQLQEIHNALIQLAADLKAQQEREQALQAEQHSLDTRLHDWRVLHPELDDAGLDRLLAYDDAQVSHLRQQLQHSEKAVEQARVLLREREQRLAEHQAQHNGNLAADELDTALATLNQQLAEAEKHCAELRARQSEDQRRQDANQAFAEQIAKAYDEWQRWARLNALIGSATGDTFRKIAQAYNLDLLVHHANVQLRQLVRRYRLKRGGSMLGLLVMDTEMGDELRSVHSLSGGETFLVSLALALGLASMASSTLKIESLFIDEGFGSLDPESLQLAMDALDGLQAQGRKVAVISHVQEMHERIPVQIQVKRQGNGLSTLEVK encoded by the coding sequence ATGAAGATCCTTGCCATCCGCCTGAAAAACCTCGCTTCCCTGGCCGGCCCGTTCGAGATCGACTTCACCGCCGAGCCCCTGGCCAGCGCCGGGTTGTTCGCGATCACCGGGCCGACCGGCGCCGGTAAAAGCACCTTGCTCGATGCCTTGTGCCTGGCACTGTTTGGCGCCGTGCCGCGCCTGGGTGATACCGGCCAGGCGAAGATGCCGGATGCCGACAGCGATATCTCCATCGGTGACCCGCGCACGTTGTTGCGACGCGGCACCGGTGGCGGTTATGCCGAGGTGGATTTTGTCGGCGTCAGTGGCCGCCGTTACCGCGCGCGCTGGGAAGCCAATCGCGCCCGCGACAAGGCCAGCGGCAAGTTGCAGAACAGCCGCCAGACCCTGATCGACCTGGACAGCGACCAACTGCTGGCCAGCCAGAAAACCGAATACAAGACCCAGTTGGAGTTGGCGCTGGGCCTTAACTTCGAACAGTTCACCCGCGCCGTGTTGCTGGCGCAAAGCGAGTTCAGCGCGTTCCTCAAGGCCAACGACAACGAGCGCAGCGAACTGCTGGAAAAGCTCACCGACACCGCGCTGTACACCCAACTGGGCCGGCGCGCCTTCGACAAGGCCAAAGAGGCCCGGGACGCGCACAAGCAGTTGCAGGACCAGGCCACCGGCGTGGTGCCCCTGGCCGCTGAAGCCCGTGCCGAACTGGATCAACAATTCGATGCCGCGCAGCAGCAACTCAAGGTCCATCAAGCCCAACTCAAGCAGCTGGAGCTTCAGCACACCTGGCTCAAGGAATTGCGCGAATGGCAGGAACGCCAACTCGCCGCCACCGAGCAGCTTCAGCTGGCGCAGGCCGAATGGAATAACCAGGACGCGCAGCGCCAGGACCTGAGCCGCCTGGAACAGTTGGCGCCGCAGCGTCATCTGTTCGTGCGCCAGGCGGAACTCGGCACACAGCTGGCCCCGTTGGCGGCGCAGATTCAGTCGCATACCCGGCAACAAGACGAACTACACACCCGCCAGGAACAGGCCCGGCAGCAACAAACCAACGCGCAAACCGCCTTGGCTGAAGCGCTGAACAACCAGGCGGATGCCGCGCCTTTGCTGCGCCAGGCGTTCGACGAACAAAGCACCCTCGCGCACTTGACCAAAGAGCTGGCCAAGCGCACCGAGGACAAACAGCAGCACGCAAGCGCCTGCACCGAAGGCCAGGCCCGGCTCACCGGCCTGCTGGAAAAACAGAGCGAAGTCGCAGAGCGCCTGCAACGCCTGGCCACCGAGCTTGAGCGCAGTGCCGCCCTCGCGCCCTTGAGTGATGCGTGGACCGCCTACCGCGACCGTCTGCAACAACTGATGCTGATCGGTAACCGCCTGAATAAAGGCCAGGCCGAACTGCCGCAATTGGAGCAACGTGCAACCCGTGCCGCCGAACAGTTCACCCAGCAACGCGAAGCCCTGGACCTGCTGTATCAGGAGGCTGGTGCCGAGCCTCACGCCGTGGCCGAACAGATCCAATTGCTGGCCAGCCTGCTGCAAGACAATCGCAAACAGCAACGTGCCTTCGAAGACCTGACGCGCCTGTGGGACAACCAGCAACAGCTGGACCAGCAAGCCGCCACGCTGACGCAAAAGCTCACCGCCGCCCAACAGCAACGCGAACAGTTGAACCAGACCGGCCTGCAAACCAAAGCCGAGCTGACCGTCGCGGAACAGACGCTGAACGTGACCAAACAACTGCTGGAACGCCAGCGCCTGGCCCGCAGTGCCAGCGTCGAGGAATTGCGCGAGCAGTTGCAGGACGACCAGCCCTGCCCGGTGTGCGGCAGTCACGAACACCCGTACCACCAGCCCGAAGCCCTGCTGCAAAGCCTCGGTCGTCATGATGAAAACGAGGAAGCCAGCGCGCAGAAAGCGGTGGACACCCTCAAGGAGAAACTCACCGAGTTGCGTGGCGAAGTGGGCGGTTTGATCGCCCAGCAAAAGGAATACCTGCAACAGCAGGAACACCTGGCGACGCAACAACAAGCGCTGAAACCGAGCCTGGATGCACACCCGCTGACCGCATCGTTGCTCAACCAAGAAGCCGCCAAACGCAGCGCCTGGCTTGAGCAGCAACTGAGCCAACTGACCCAAAGCATCAGCCAGGACGAACAGCGCCAAGGCGCCCTGCTCAACCTGCAACAAAACGCCGGGCGCCTGCAGCAACAACTGCAAGCCGCCCAGGAGGCAAGCCAGCAGGCCCGCCAATTACTGGTCGACCAGCAACGCGAGTTGGCCAGTGACCGCGAACGCCTTGAGCAGGAACTGAGTGCCTTCGCCAACCTGCTGCCCGCAGACACCCTGGCAGGTCTGCGCGCCGAGCCGGCCGCCACCTTCATGCAGCTGGACCAGCAGGTCAGCCAGCGCCTGGAACAGCTGGGCCACCAGCGCGACGAATTGGCCGAGCAACAGGAACGTCAACAGGCGATCGAGAAGGAACAGACCCACCAGCAGCATCGCCAGCAACAACTCGACGCCCTGCTCCAGCAGGTCACCGAGCTGGAGGCCCAACAGCGAGCGACCCAGGAAAAACTCAGCGCGTTGCTCGGTGAGCACACCAGCGCCGAGCAGTGGCAGCAACAGCTGGATCACGCCGTTACCCAGTCGCGCCAGAGCGAAACCGACGGCAACCAACAACTGCAAGAGATCCACAACGCCCTGATCCAACTGGCCGCCGACCTCAAGGCCCAGCAGGAACGCGAGCAGGCATTGCAGGCCGAACAGCACAGCCTCGACACGCGCCTGCACGACTGGCGCGTCCTGCACCCGGAACTCGACGACGCCGGCCTCGACCGTTTGCTGGCCTACGACGACGCCCAGGTCAGCCACTTGCGCCAGCAGTTACAGCACAGTGAAAAAGCCGTCGAACAAGCGCGGGTCCTGCTGCGGGAACGCGAGCAACGCCTTGCCGAGCACCAGGCCCAACACAATGGCAACCTCGCAGCCGATGAGTTGGACACCGCCCTGGCCACGCTCAACCAACAGCTGGCCGAAGCCGAGAAACACTGCGCCGAACTGCGCGCGCGCCAGTCCGAAGACCAGCGTCGCCAGGACGCCAACCAGGCCTTTGCCGAACAGATCGCCAAGGCGTATGACGAATGGCAACGCTGGGCGCGCCTGAACGCACTGATCGGCTCGGCCACCGGCGACACCTTCCGCAAGATCGCCCAGGCCTACAATCTCGACCTGCTGGTGCACCACGCCAACGTGCAACTGCGCCAACTGGTACGCCGTTACCGCCTCAAGCGCGGCGGCAGCATGTTGGGGCTGCTGGTGATGGACACGGAAATGGGCGACGAACTGCGCTCGGTGCACTCGTTGTCCGGCGGCGAAACCTTCCTGGTGTCGTTGGCGTTGGCCTTGGGCCTGGCGTCGATGGCCTCCAGCACATTGAAGATCGAGTCGCTGTTTATCGATGAAGGCTTCGGCAGCCTGGACCCGGAATCGCTGCAACTGGCGATGGACGCGCTGGACGGTTTGCAGGCCCAGGGGCGCAAGGTGGCGGTGATTTCCCACGTGCAGGAAATGCACGAGCGCATCCCCGTACAGATCCAGGTCAAGCGCCAGGGCAATGGCTTGAGCACCTTGGAGGTCAAGTGA
- a CDS encoding glutathione S-transferase gives MSEALLYSFRRCPYAMRARLALRYSGVPVRIIEVSLKAKPAEMLALSPKGTVPVLSVDGQVIEESLEIMQWALAQHDPDDWRLQGDPAVLALIAENDQGFKYHLDRYKYADRYPEHPMEHYRAEGEVFLQKLEGLLAERAYLLAEHPSLADMALAPFVRQFAHVDREWFAGTPYQRLQAWLQRVLTSPLFIAVMAKP, from the coding sequence GTGAGCGAGGCGCTGCTGTATTCGTTCCGGCGTTGCCCGTATGCGATGCGGGCACGCCTGGCCTTGCGTTATTCAGGCGTGCCCGTGCGGATCATCGAGGTGAGCCTGAAGGCCAAGCCGGCCGAGATGCTGGCGCTGTCGCCCAAGGGCACGGTGCCGGTACTGAGCGTTGACGGACAGGTGATTGAAGAGAGCCTGGAGATCATGCAATGGGCCCTGGCCCAGCACGATCCGGATGATTGGCGGCTGCAGGGTGACCCAGCGGTTTTGGCGCTGATTGCCGAGAACGACCAGGGCTTCAAGTATCACCTGGATCGATACAAGTACGCCGACCGCTATCCGGAACACCCGATGGAACATTATCGGGCGGAGGGCGAGGTGTTCTTGCAGAAGCTGGAAGGCTTGCTGGCGGAACGCGCCTACTTGCTGGCAGAGCATCCGAGCCTGGCGGACATGGCCCTGGCGCCGTTTGTGCGGCAGTTTGCCCATGTGGATCGGGAGTGGTTCGCCGGGACGCCGTATCAACGGTTACAAGCCTGGCTTCAGCGCGTCCTTACTTCACCGCTATTTATCGCCGTGATGGCAAAACCCTGA
- a CDS encoding lactonase family protein, translating to MMMRKFWPLLMAGSVGAMSVQAAPAETYELLVGSYTAGSSEGIYRLQFDSRTGQFSGKPVLAAKAANPSWLTISKDQQHLFVVNENGPGQKDPVGRVSSYSIDPRTHQLTLVNQVQSLGNEPTHSSVAADGRYLFVANYSVVEDPGGSLAVLPVDATGKLSAPVQLSGHPASRVNPERQASNHVHSVVSSPDGKYVFVQDLGADKVFAYRYDPKANHELPLTPANPASVQLPPGSGPRHLLFSADGKHAWLTTEMSAQIAVFDYKDGQLTQTQLVDFAAGQPVSDKAGAALHASSDGKFLYVSNRGTANQLLVFSIDPATAHLKELQRRSVDGDHPREFSLDPSGRFLLIANQKSNEIVVVERDPKTGLLGKTVQKLSIDAPSDLKFLVRQ from the coding sequence ATGATGATGCGTAAATTCTGGCCGCTGCTGATGGCCGGCAGCGTGGGTGCGATGTCGGTGCAAGCCGCGCCGGCCGAGACCTATGAACTGTTGGTGGGCAGCTACACCGCCGGCAGCAGCGAAGGCATCTATCGCCTGCAATTTGACAGCCGCACTGGCCAATTCAGCGGCAAGCCGGTGCTCGCGGCCAAAGCGGCCAACCCGTCCTGGCTGACGATCTCCAAGGACCAGCAGCACCTGTTCGTGGTCAACGAGAACGGTCCCGGGCAGAAAGACCCGGTCGGGCGCGTAAGCAGCTACAGCATCGATCCGCGGACTCACCAGCTAACCCTGGTCAACCAGGTGCAGAGCCTGGGCAACGAGCCGACCCATTCCAGCGTGGCCGCCGATGGGCGCTACCTGTTCGTCGCCAACTATTCGGTGGTGGAAGACCCGGGTGGCAGCCTGGCGGTGTTGCCAGTCGACGCCACGGGCAAGCTGTCGGCCCCGGTGCAACTGAGCGGGCACCCGGCCAGTCGCGTAAACCCTGAGCGCCAGGCGTCCAACCACGTGCATTCGGTGGTGTCGTCGCCGGATGGCAAGTATGTGTTTGTGCAGGACCTGGGGGCGGACAAGGTATTTGCCTATCGCTACGACCCCAAGGCCAACCATGAATTGCCATTGACCCCTGCCAACCCGGCCTCGGTGCAACTGCCGCCCGGCAGCGGCCCGCGCCACCTGTTGTTCAGCGCCGATGGCAAGCACGCCTGGTTGACCACCGAGATGAGCGCACAGATCGCGGTGTTCGACTACAAGGACGGCCAGTTGACCCAGACCCAACTGGTGGACTTCGCCGCTGGCCAACCGGTGTCCGACAAGGCCGGTGCCGCGTTGCACGCCTCCAGTGACGGCAAATTCCTCTACGTGAGCAACCGTGGCACGGCCAACCAGTTGCTGGTGTTCAGCATCGACCCGGCCACCGCGCACCTAAAGGAGTTGCAACGTCGCTCGGTGGACGGTGACCACCCGCGCGAATTCAGCCTGGACCCCAGCGGTCGGTTCCTGCTGATCGCCAATCAGAAAAGCAACGAAATCGTCGTGGTCGAACGCGACCCAAAAACCGGCCTGCTGGGTAAAACCGTGCAGAAATTGTCGATCGATGCCCCTAGCGACCTCAAGTTCCTGGTGCGTCAATAA
- a CDS encoding DUF5629 family protein — protein MTENLPAVLETSDMLEIDGLHAFDFQLDKEKLLITAMDGRAEKRWRFSLEQVSAATFDDTLQSWTLTGDSGEHRLICMSAFTGNNNDEDEADDDA, from the coding sequence ATGACTGAGAATTTGCCTGCCGTCCTTGAAACCAGCGACATGCTTGAAATCGATGGGCTGCATGCCTTCGATTTCCAACTCGATAAAGAAAAATTGCTGATCACCGCCATGGACGGCCGTGCAGAGAAACGCTGGCGTTTCAGCCTGGAACAGGTAAGCGCCGCGACGTTCGATGACACCTTGCAAAGCTGGACCCTTACCGGTGATTCGGGCGAGCACCGCCTGATCTGCATGAGCGCCTTCACCGGCAACAATAATGACGAGGATGAAGCGGATGATGATGCGTAA
- a CDS encoding dermonecrotic toxin domain-containing protein, whose translation MPAQPNTPTANPTRQAVEAQFHGRPTLRSVTAQMLGTHLVEKYPPLTLPVTDLRLAVPREGGGRALLPLLDIALNHIADGSFPELTARQNLDCYLSDATGTRLSYQVNGDRRDFDLRVIEALIRELPHVLFIGFQEALAAYWGQDSDAGGSRWKWLADVLQGVLLDVATRQTNVTAQHLEILSALNRYPDRATRTLGPAPANAVHAYTLETHLQRSGKRFTFQATEILVVCAEQVLLYRLSGEVEPYPDLDTFGQAWGKHVQQRFTADHITWQQYEPDGNIFEVQAALILNQQLDDLAALQLPARTTVQALEELFALTTDPAQWLAQSSATPLATLASIQTALPAPLQDASAANRMAYRQNLLEHANIKRQVLGDSDFDSLETLHSYATAHLNQQLCMDRAVAQGGQRACTLEALSAGYQADDLELTFHVPVGIIEGGYIEPVVLSLVDLALKNLSGRPKGRMTLRDRTGRKIEAWLTPDYLLQLVQRVDIGKNYPAYLRRELMGNTQAARKRQQLFEQLRPIHLKTQALESLINGQAGLTQRGFRCVNALVNPDPLERRVDGDEIVIRPLGFVRKPGATADVVRNMFIIEPRDTQSGPHLLYRPAYPDALLEYANRAQLLAAIVQPGALQDSVLTWMTDNARAIYSHGGFTQPHYVRVGIGSEFDSLPSVPKPAELTRADDECNDEVLQALNTGSLMEYLFGSETRQLLDQAEQASTSNSESRWALILEGLQLGFNTLLLVVRGPLAAIGWLIQATQSLVKDLPALESDDPTARELAWVDLLLNVGMLLLHHGSLSAPRETPLRDERATTPAPFKQRLPGQSIGRSAVVERGTVGLPAEPPGGGRTLLDFDRSLAGDGASARLLQKLLAVNVPWPTSMPDPVAIGMYRGLYSINGQWHASVGGLLFRVSIVPGFGEVFIIHPLKPEHPGIQLKTDGLGHWTLDRGLKLLGGGRKRVQELRNEKQLENERLQARTLQLVQEAQFLTAPIDQAGAQLPPALKSLEKQLKTLQIVQDLLLKASDTQRPGLEIRQQTEVLEYKRLRNQFQILLEHLETQLSQALPVRLELAALTRQLEAAAIANLPLINASTLLKELWNQQMFLHKMQLEALGFHTATEAGEPLEAWNNRMQPRIVAGDLTLVDENIRMVTGYIDYLEHMAVHAATMEATLQHLGQESGAARAVRQELLASIPVVELFFSDNLKLSALELLTGLSQLRFKMHSQLSALQWYYKARYQVSGLDISLKSHLEVRSSTEYPLDEQRNVYETVLDKYQHAEFALQALKTLKPDALGPEAERVLKGLEYAKVLAQNELESVVREQEDLKVELPLSKTLRAKPAAKRVFKTRKKEYLIGELKPADAQNAQEHITITDTLLGKTLASYNKHTDGWAPVDEEASPAPAPQARSLAALKSEALALIEQRQDLEQLVAADQTKLDSPLTRQDANPGEWDKLLNTQANKLTELANEIKRDHLHAPTAQNLIDECLPQAKDISRWAQRICSDAYKRQWPTMESVAYLWGHQQIDINLTSQADPQRPTLSGDFFTEYAVYDKAQKPPVVLWYAHFHYAAADAPPANYTRAHLKLPEQRKLTQKDLLKAHVQDYLSRVKDPDSAPVTKIVYVLISPPLDNLFLKIAPTPKGSQA comes from the coding sequence ATGCCTGCACAGCCCAATACCCCAACGGCAAACCCCACACGACAAGCGGTTGAAGCGCAGTTCCACGGGCGCCCGACGTTGCGCTCCGTCACCGCGCAAATGCTGGGCACCCACTTGGTGGAAAAGTACCCGCCCCTGACGCTGCCCGTCACCGACCTTCGGCTGGCCGTACCCCGCGAAGGGGGTGGCCGAGCCCTGCTACCTTTGCTGGACATCGCGCTGAACCATATCGCCGACGGCAGTTTTCCCGAATTGACGGCACGCCAGAACCTGGATTGCTACCTGAGCGATGCAACCGGCACTCGGCTCAGCTATCAGGTCAACGGAGATCGTCGCGACTTCGACCTGCGGGTTATCGAAGCCCTAATCCGAGAGCTGCCACACGTGCTGTTCATCGGTTTTCAAGAAGCGCTGGCCGCGTATTGGGGACAGGACAGCGACGCAGGGGGCAGCCGCTGGAAGTGGCTGGCCGATGTGCTGCAGGGCGTGTTGCTCGACGTCGCCACGCGCCAGACGAACGTCACTGCGCAACACCTGGAAATCCTCAGCGCCCTGAACCGCTATCCCGACCGGGCAACCCGTACGCTCGGCCCCGCCCCCGCGAACGCGGTCCACGCCTACACCCTGGAAACCCACTTGCAGCGCTCGGGCAAGCGGTTCACCTTCCAGGCCACCGAAATCCTGGTGGTTTGCGCAGAGCAGGTGTTGTTGTATCGGTTATCCGGCGAGGTTGAGCCCTATCCCGACCTGGACACCTTCGGCCAGGCGTGGGGCAAGCACGTGCAACAGCGTTTCACTGCCGACCACATCACCTGGCAGCAGTATGAGCCGGACGGGAATATCTTTGAGGTACAGGCCGCGCTTATCCTGAACCAGCAACTGGACGATCTCGCCGCCCTCCAACTCCCGGCCCGCACGACCGTGCAAGCGCTGGAAGAGCTGTTTGCGCTAACCACCGATCCCGCGCAGTGGCTGGCCCAATCCAGCGCCACACCGTTGGCAACTCTGGCCTCCATCCAGACTGCCCTGCCAGCCCCTCTGCAAGACGCCAGCGCGGCCAACCGGATGGCCTACCGCCAAAACCTGCTGGAACACGCCAACATCAAGCGCCAGGTCCTCGGCGACTCAGACTTCGATAGCCTGGAAACGCTGCACAGCTATGCCACCGCGCATTTGAACCAACAGCTGTGCATGGACCGCGCCGTTGCCCAGGGCGGACAGCGTGCCTGCACCCTTGAGGCGTTGTCCGCCGGCTACCAGGCCGACGATCTGGAACTGACCTTTCATGTGCCGGTGGGCATCATCGAAGGAGGCTACATTGAACCGGTCGTCCTGAGCCTGGTCGACCTGGCGCTGAAAAACCTGTCCGGCCGCCCCAAAGGCCGTATGACCTTGCGCGACCGCACTGGCCGTAAGATCGAAGCGTGGTTAACGCCCGACTACCTCCTTCAACTGGTCCAGCGTGTTGATATCGGCAAAAACTACCCCGCTTACCTGCGCCGAGAGTTGATGGGTAATACCCAAGCCGCGCGTAAACGCCAGCAACTGTTCGAGCAATTACGGCCCATTCACCTGAAGACCCAGGCGCTGGAGAGCTTGATCAATGGCCAGGCAGGACTGACGCAGCGTGGCTTTCGCTGCGTCAATGCACTGGTCAACCCTGACCCGCTGGAACGTCGGGTGGATGGCGACGAAATTGTCATCCGCCCATTGGGCTTTGTGCGCAAGCCCGGCGCCACAGCCGATGTCGTGCGCAACATGTTCATCATTGAACCCCGCGACACCCAATCGGGACCTCACCTGCTGTATCGTCCGGCCTATCCCGACGCATTGTTGGAATACGCCAACCGCGCCCAGTTGCTGGCGGCCATCGTGCAACCCGGTGCCCTGCAGGACAGCGTGCTGACCTGGATGACGGACAATGCCAGAGCCATCTACAGCCACGGTGGTTTCACCCAGCCTCACTATGTACGCGTAGGTATCGGTTCGGAGTTCGACAGCCTGCCCAGCGTGCCCAAGCCCGCAGAGCTCACCCGCGCCGACGACGAATGCAACGACGAAGTGCTTCAGGCACTCAACACTGGCAGCCTCATGGAATACCTGTTCGGCAGTGAAACCCGACAACTGCTCGATCAGGCTGAACAGGCATCGACATCCAACAGCGAAAGCCGATGGGCGCTGATTCTGGAAGGCCTGCAACTGGGGTTCAACACACTGTTACTGGTTGTGCGGGGCCCGTTGGCAGCGATAGGCTGGCTGATACAGGCCACACAAAGCCTTGTGAAAGACCTGCCCGCACTGGAGAGTGACGACCCGACCGCCAGGGAACTGGCGTGGGTTGATCTGCTGCTCAATGTCGGCATGCTGCTGTTGCATCATGGGTCGCTCAGCGCGCCCCGTGAAACGCCTCTGCGCGATGAACGAGCCACAACTCCCGCGCCGTTCAAACAACGCTTGCCTGGCCAATCAATTGGCCGATCGGCTGTGGTTGAACGGGGCACTGTCGGGCTGCCTGCCGAGCCGCCCGGTGGTGGTCGCACCTTGCTGGACTTTGACCGCTCATTGGCGGGCGACGGCGCATCGGCCAGGCTTTTGCAGAAGCTGCTGGCCGTCAACGTGCCCTGGCCCACTTCCATGCCCGACCCGGTCGCTATTGGGATGTATCGCGGTTTGTACTCGATCAACGGCCAATGGCATGCCTCGGTGGGCGGCCTGTTATTCAGGGTCAGCATCGTGCCGGGGTTTGGCGAGGTATTCATCATTCATCCCCTGAAGCCGGAACACCCGGGCATCCAGCTGAAAACTGACGGCCTCGGCCATTGGACGCTGGACCGGGGGCTCAAGCTGCTGGGGGGTGGACGCAAGCGAGTGCAAGAGCTGCGCAATGAAAAGCAGCTTGAGAACGAAAGGTTGCAGGCGCGCACGCTCCAGCTCGTTCAGGAAGCGCAGTTCCTCACGGCGCCGATCGATCAAGCAGGCGCCCAGTTGCCACCTGCCCTCAAGAGCCTGGAGAAACAACTCAAGACCCTGCAAATCGTTCAGGATCTGCTGCTGAAAGCTTCCGATACGCAACGCCCGGGCCTGGAAATACGCCAACAGACTGAAGTCCTGGAATACAAGCGCCTGCGCAATCAGTTTCAAATACTGCTTGAGCACCTCGAAACTCAACTGTCCCAAGCCTTGCCCGTGCGCTTGGAGCTAGCCGCCTTGACCCGTCAACTGGAGGCAGCCGCAATTGCCAACCTCCCCCTGATCAATGCATCGACCCTCCTGAAAGAGCTCTGGAATCAACAGATGTTCCTCCACAAGATGCAATTGGAAGCGTTGGGATTCCATACCGCTACCGAAGCAGGCGAACCACTGGAGGCATGGAACAACCGGATGCAGCCGCGAATCGTGGCGGGAGACTTGACCCTCGTCGACGAAAACATCCGGATGGTCACGGGTTACATCGATTACCTCGAACACATGGCCGTGCATGCCGCCACAATGGAAGCCACCCTCCAGCACCTTGGGCAAGAGTCGGGGGCCGCGCGTGCAGTACGTCAAGAACTGCTGGCAAGCATTCCAGTGGTTGAATTGTTTTTCTCCGACAACCTGAAGCTAAGTGCTTTGGAACTGCTGACCGGCCTGAGCCAGTTACGCTTCAAGATGCATTCACAACTCTCTGCGTTGCAGTGGTATTACAAGGCCCGTTATCAAGTGTCCGGGCTGGACATAAGCCTGAAATCCCACCTCGAGGTACGTAGCAGCACCGAGTACCCACTGGACGAGCAACGCAATGTCTACGAGACCGTCCTCGACAAATACCAGCATGCCGAGTTCGCCCTCCAGGCCCTCAAGACGCTCAAGCCCGACGCTTTAGGCCCGGAAGCCGAGCGTGTGCTCAAAGGCCTTGAATACGCCAAGGTGTTGGCGCAAAACGAACTGGAATCGGTGGTTAGAGAGCAGGAAGACCTCAAGGTCGAACTGCCGTTATCCAAAACCCTGCGCGCCAAGCCTGCGGCAAAGCGCGTGTTCAAGACCCGTAAAAAGGAATACCTGATCGGCGAACTCAAGCCCGCCGACGCGCAAAACGCCCAGGAACACATCACCATCACCGACACGTTGCTGGGTAAGACCCTGGCTTCGTATAACAAACACACGGACGGTTGGGCCCCCGTCGACGAGGAAGCCAGCCCCGCGCCGGCTCCACAGGCTCGCTCACTCGCGGCCCTCAAAAGTGAAGCCCTGGCCTTGATAGAACAACGCCAGGACTTGGAACAACTGGTCGCGGCGGACCAGACGAAGCTGGACTCCCCCCTCACCCGCCAGGACGCCAACCCCGGCGAATGGGATAAGTTGCTCAATACACAAGCCAACAAACTGACGGAACTCGCCAACGAAATAAAGCGCGACCATCTCCACGCACCCACCGCTCAGAATCTGATCGATGAATGCCTGCCACAGGCCAAGGACATCAGTCGCTGGGCACAACGTATCTGCAGCGACGCCTACAAACGCCAGTGGCCGACAATGGAAAGCGTCGCCTACCTCTGGGGCCACCAGCAGATCGATATCAACCTCACGAGCCAGGCCGATCCGCAACGCCCGACCCTCAGTGGAGACTTCTTCACTGAATACGCGGTGTACGACAAGGCGCAAAAACCACCGGTGGTGCTGTGGTACGCGCACTTCCACTATGCTGCCGCTGACGCTCCACCCGCGAATTACACCCGGGCTCATCTGAAGTTGCCGGAGCAACGCAAACTCACCCAGAAGGACTTGCTCAAGGCCCATGTGCAGGATTACCTGAGCCGCGTGAAGGACCCCGACAGTGCACCGGTGACGAAAATCGTCTACGTGCTGATCTCCCCGCCGCTGGACAACCTGTTCCTGAAGATAGCGCCCACCCCCAAAGGGAGTCAGGCGTGA